A genome region from Glycine max cultivar Williams 82 chromosome 5, Glycine_max_v4.0, whole genome shotgun sequence includes the following:
- the LOC100814364 gene encoding scarecrow-like protein 32, whose protein sequence is MTQFTPSLPPLHHQITPLLQNPNIMNKNQIPRPRPWPAACFPTTSKALSNFGDANCMEQLLVHCANAIETNDVTLAQQILWVLNNIAPPDGDSNQRLASGFLRALTARAAKTGTCKMLVPAGGTNLSIDTHRFNVIELANFVDLTPWHRFGFTAANAAILEATEGFSVIHIVDLSLTHCMQIPTLVDAIASRNYHEVPPPIIKLTVAADASFRDNIPPMLDLSYDELGAKLVNFARSRNMVMEFRVVSSSYRDGFAGLIEHLRVQQQHFVYAAESRTTPSEALVINCHMMLHYIPDETLSDTTGLTSFLYDSSSLAASSAVSVTPTSSLRSLFLKSLRGLDPTVVILVDEDADLTSNNLVCRLRSAFNYLWIPYDTVDTFLPRGSKQRQWYEADICWKIENVIAHEGVQRVERVEPKNRWEQRMKNASFQGVAFSEDSVAEVKAMLDEHAAGWGLKKEDEHIVLTWKGHNVVFASAWLPA, encoded by the coding sequence ATGACGCAATTCACACCCTCACTTCCTCCCTTGCACCACCAAATCACACCCCTCCTCCAAAACCCTAACATAATGAACAAAAACCAAATCCCTAGGCCTAGGCCTTGGCCTGCAGCATGCTTCCCTACTACCTCCAAGGCCCTCTCCAACTTCGGCGACGCTAACTGCATGGAACAGTTGCTTGTTCACTGCGCCAACGCTATTGAAACCAACGACGTAACCCTCGCACAACAGATCCTTTGGGTGCTCAACAACATAGCTCCCCCTGATGGTGACTCCAACCAACGCCTCGCCTCTGGCTTCCTCCGCGCCCTCACCGCACGTGCCGCCAAAACCGGCACGTGCAAGATGCTCGTCCCCGCCGGCGGCACCAACCTCTCCATTGACACGCACAGATTCAACGTCATTGAGCTCGCTAACTTCGTCGACTTAACCCCGTGGCACCGCTTCGGCTTCACCGCCGCCAACGCCGCCATCCTAGAGGCCACTGAAGGGTTCTCCGTGATCCATATTGTCGACCTAAGCTTGACGCATTGCATGCAAATTCCCACACTTGTCGACGCCATCGCCAGCCGCAACTACCACGAGGTGCCGCCGCCGATAATCAAGCTCACGGTGGCGGCGGACGCTAGCTTCAGGGACAACATCCCTCCCATGCTCGACCTCTCCTACGACGAACTCGGAGCCAAGCTGGTGAATTTCGCCCGGTCTAGAAACATGGTCATGGAATTCAGAGTGGTTTCTTCGAGTTACCGAGACGGGTTCGCGGGTTTGATCGAACATTTAAGAGTGCAACAACAACATTTTGTTTATGCAGCAGAATCTCGTACTACTCCGAGTGAGGCTTTGGTTATAAACTGTCACATGATGCTTCATTACATCCCCGATGAAACCCTATCTGATACAACAGGCTTGACCTCTTTTCTCTACGATTCTTCTTCTCTTGCTGCTTCTTCTGCTGTTAGCGTTACTCCCACTTCCTCACTGCGATCATTGTTCCTTAAGTCCCTGCGAGGTTTAGACCCAACGGTCGTAATCTTGGTCGACGAAGATGCGGATTTGACTTCGAACAACTTGGTATGCAGACTAAGATCCGCGTTTAACTACCTATGGATCCCTTACGACACAGTGGACACGTTCTTGCCGCGAGGGAGCAAGCAGAGGCAGTGGTACGAGGCAGACATATGCTGGAAGATTGAGAATGTGATTGCACACGAAGGGGTTCAGAGAGTTGAGCGGGTTGAGCCTAAGAACAGGTGGGAGCAGCGAATGAAGAATGCGAGCTTTCAAGGAGTTGCTTTCAGTGAAGACTCTGTAGCAGAAGTGAAGGCCATGCTCGATGAACATGCTGCTGGGTGGGGATTGAAGAAGGAAGATGAACACATTGTGCTCACTTGGAAAGGACACAATGTGGTCTTCGCCTCTGCTTGGTTACCTGCTTGA